The bacterium DNA window ATCGGCCACATCCTGAGCAGCGCGCGTAGGGACGGCGATGATTGCAATATGTGCTTTGAGCTTATGATTTGCTTCTTCAAGTTCGGCCACATCGCGGATTTCTATATCCCAAATCTGTCTGCCAATCTTAGCAATATTATTGTCGAATACCCCAACAACTTCGTAATTATTCTCGAATAGGCCAGGATAGTTAATCAAGGCAGCCCCCAAGTTGCCGGCTCCGACCAATAGCAACGGTTGTATACGGTCGATTTTAAGAATCGCTGCTATGCGTGATTGCAGCTCAATGACATTATAACCAACTCCCGGCTTGCCGAATTCACCGAAGTAGGAAATGTCCTTACGAAACTGAGCGGCATCGATCCCCGTTTGGGTGGCGATGTCAGATGATGAAACCGTTTGAACATCCGCTTCCTTTAAGGCATGAAGGAAACGCAAATAGATTGACAACCGTTCCAATGTTGGAAC harbors:
- a CDS encoding redox-sensing transcriptional repressor Rex, whose translation is VPTLERLSIYLRFLHALKEADVQTVSSSDIATQTGIDAAQFRKDISYFGEFGKPGVGYNVIELQSRIAAILKIDRIQPLLLVGAGNLGAALINYPGLFENNYEVVGVFDNNIAKIGRQIWDIEIRDVAELEEANHKLKAHIAIIAVPTRAAQDVADCLIRAGVKALLNFAPTYIRVPKNVSVRNVSFLQELAVLSYDLATDEEEKVSEK